The window CATGACATTAACGCTTCAAACCTTAAGCAGCCTTTATTCTGAGCATCTCTGGTTAGAACTTTCGGATAGTGATTTAGAACAAGCTAAATTAGCTTCTCAAGGTTACTCTAATGAAACGGGTTGTAATTATGCCTATCTCAATTCCCTGTGCCTGAATTGCTTTTTGAATTGGCTACAAAAGAATTTAAACTTAGAAGTTTATCCGAGTGCATTTCCCAATGAGCAACTCTTGCCGCAGATTTGGGAATTCGTGAGTGGATGTGGGATTAATTGGGGTAATAAACGGCTGGTACTGATTCCTAGTGATGCTATTGATATGGCTGATTTCGTCGTGTCTCAAGAATGGGTCGATATCCCCACTTTGGCAGCGGATTATTATTTACCGATACGAGTAGATTTAGAAGAGCGATATCTTCATGTTTGGGGTTTTGTTTCCCGGAAGACTTTGAAAGCTAAAGCCGATTATGACCCAATTTATCGGGTCTATTATCTTGAGCAAGATTGGGTTGTTCCAAACTTAGAGGTAATGGAACTTGCATCTAACTTTTGTTTTGACGAAAAAGGTGACGTAATGCCTTTGCCAAAATTATCAGAGACGGAAGCAAAAAATTTGATAGAAGAACTGAGCAAACCTTCGCCTTATTCTCCTCGCCTAAAGGCAACATTTGAAAAATGGGGGGCATTATTAAATGAGAGTCATTGGTTACAGGAGTTATATAAACGACGGGTGCAGTCAGTTTCACCCACTATATCAGCTCTCAGTCTATGGCTAGATGGTGTTTTGGAAGCCGGGTGGCAAACCTTTGAAGAGTTATTTCAGTCTAAGAATTTGGCTCCAGGATTTCGGATGAAACAAGTGAGAGGGATTGAACTAGAAACAGCAGAAAAAGTTAGACGAGCGGTGAAACAATTGTATAACAGTCAAAGTGAAATAATTTTCCCGTCCCATATTGAAGAGCTAGATGCGTTAGTTTATCTCATACAGAATACTCAAGATGAAAGCCTTCGCTGGAAAGCGGCTGAATATTTATGGACAATTGCTCCAAACTATCCAGGTTCGGCTATGAGAAGGGTGATGGATTTAGGCGTTCAGCTAATGGGGCATCCCATCGCTTTAATGGTCGCCGTTTTACGTAAACTGGATGGTAAAGTTGCCGTATTGCTGCGAGCTTATCCCATGCATAATCGCGGTAAATTACCACCCAGTTTACGCTTAATTGGACTGGATGAAAATGGTGCATCTATTCCGGGTTTAGAAGCTGTAGCGAGAAGCGAACCGCAAGATGATTATATTTCTTTGTACTTTAGTGCTTATGTGGGCGAACGATTCAGTGTTCGTCTGACGTTAAAAGATACTAGCATTACCGAACAATTTGTAGTTTAACTCTAAACGAAGTTAGGTCAAAATGAGATGAATTAACCTGATTATATCCGCTAGCCTGAAGTGAGCGATCGCTCAAGCTAACCTACTACTTTAAAATAGATGATTG of the Allocoleopsis franciscana PCC 7113 genome contains:
- a CDS encoding DUF1822 family protein, with the protein product MTLTLQTLSSLYSEHLWLELSDSDLEQAKLASQGYSNETGCNYAYLNSLCLNCFLNWLQKNLNLEVYPSAFPNEQLLPQIWEFVSGCGINWGNKRLVLIPSDAIDMADFVVSQEWVDIPTLAADYYLPIRVDLEERYLHVWGFVSRKTLKAKADYDPIYRVYYLEQDWVVPNLEVMELASNFCFDEKGDVMPLPKLSETEAKNLIEELSKPSPYSPRLKATFEKWGALLNESHWLQELYKRRVQSVSPTISALSLWLDGVLEAGWQTFEELFQSKNLAPGFRMKQVRGIELETAEKVRRAVKQLYNSQSEIIFPSHIEELDALVYLIQNTQDESLRWKAAEYLWTIAPNYPGSAMRRVMDLGVQLMGHPIALMVAVLRKLDGKVAVLLRAYPMHNRGKLPPSLRLIGLDENGASIPGLEAVARSEPQDDYISLYFSAYVGERFSVRLTLKDTSITEQFVV